A genome region from Hevea brasiliensis isolate MT/VB/25A 57/8 chromosome 9, ASM3005281v1, whole genome shotgun sequence includes the following:
- the LOC110660825 gene encoding ankyrin repeat-containing protein BDA1-like, whose amino-acid sequence MLKKAAKNGRVDVLYKLLAQDPHLLEHLDSMLIVDTPLHVAARAGKTHFAMEVASLKPSLAWKLNEDGVSPMHLALRNGHVETARGLATVDCKLIRVKGKERITPLHLVAEIGDIDLLEEFLLSCPSSIQDLTVRRETAVHVAVKHKNLQALKFLFGWLHRQNMESILNWKDEEGNTVLHIAVLKNDPKAVELLINNVDNHAKNGNNMTAMDIFESQCKSQNGEIGDILHRASFISSFLNSLIRKRDHYLGFRVAPQGPEIFTIDTRSIILVVAVLIATATYQAILSPPGGYWQDTYSPPENSTNSTTNDIDEEQRGSHQAGTMIMNAFESSYFALLNSSAFCASVCTIVVLVMGLPFAFFLEASTLFISCSYFVSLLTIFPYSDRTTVCLLLLIGVILACVHLLAFEAHRRKREKRKVGKYQWKYQLFTLNPGQMCENSSKFFSFLWRFLLKPSPKASSSLEYPPL is encoded by the exons ATGTTGAAGAAGGCTGCTAAAAATGGAAGGGTCGACGTGCTGTATAAGTTGCTTGCACAAGATCCACATCTTCTGGAGCATCTAGATAGCATGCTCATAGTTGATACTCCTCTACATGTAGCTGCAAGGGCTGGCAAAACTCATTTTGCTATGGAAGTTGCGAGCCTAAAGCCATCACTTGCTTGGAAACTAAATGAAGATGGAGTTAGCCCCATGCACTTGGCTTTGCGAAATGGGCACGTTGAAACTGCGAGAGGGCTTGCAACAGTGGACTGCAAGCTCATCAGGGTCAAAGGAAAAGAGAGAATTACTCCTTTGCACCTTGTAGCGGAAATAGGAGACATTGATCTCTTGGAAGAATTTCTACTTTCTTGTCCATCATCCATCCAAGATTTGACAGTTCGCCGCGAGACTGCCGTGCATGTTGCTgtcaaacacaaaaacttgcaaGCTCTTAAATTTCTTTTCGGATGGCTTCATAGGCAAAATATGGAAAGCATCCTAAATTGGAAGGATGAGGAAGGGAACACTGTATTGCACATCGCAGTTCTCAAAAATGACCCAAAG GCTGTGGAGTTGTTAATCAATAATGTTGATAACCATGCTAAAAATGGCAACAATATGACCGCTATGGACATCTTCGAAAGCCAATGCAAATCTCAAAATGGCGAAATTGGAGATATCCTCCATCGTGCTTCTTTCATTTCAAGTTTCCTGAATTCACTCATCAGAAAACGAGACCACTACTTGGGATTTAGAGTGGCTCCCCAAGGCCCAGAAATTTTCACCATTGACACTCGCAGTATAATACTTGTTGTAGCTGTACTGATCGCAACAGCTACCTACCAAGCTATACTCAGCCCTCCTGGCGGATATTGGCAAGATACCTATAGCCCACCGGAGAATAGCACCAACTCCACTACCAATGACATTGATGAAGAGCAACGTGGATCACATCAAGCTGGAACAATGATTATGAATGCATTTGAGAGTTCTTACTTCGCACTTCTTAACAGTTCAGCCTTCTGTGCATCTGTGTGCACAATTGTTGTTCTTGTTATGGGGCTTCCTTTTGCTTTCTTTCTTGAAGCCTCTACTCTCTTCATCTCATGTTCCTATTTTGTTTCGCTACTTACCATCTTCCCATATTCGGATAGAACCACAGTGTGTCTTCTTCTGCTAATTGGGGTGATATTGGCTTGTGTTCATCTCCTGGCATTTGAGGCTCACCGGCGTAAGAGAGAAAAACGCAAGGTGGGAAAATATCAATGGAAGTATCAACTGTTCACTCTAAATCCTGGTCAAATGTGCGAGAATTCATCCAagttcttctcttttctttggaGATTTCTCCTTAAACCTTCACCGAAAGCATCATCCTCTTTAGAATATCCTCCTTTGTAG
- the LOC110660833 gene encoding polygalacturonase-like, whose translation MAGLLFLFFIFFALHIISSSATTNFNVLSYGAKPNGVTDSTKAFLDAWAAACGSTDSTMIYMPKGRYLLGSMVFTGSCKSPDITIRIDGTLVAPGDYRILGQAANWLSFEGVAGVSIVGGALDAKGSPLWACKAKGNNCPSGATSLSFTNSNNIKIKGLLSLNSQMFHIVINGCQNVNVERISVIADGNSPNTDGIHVQLSSNIVIMNSKIKTGDDCISIGPGTQNLWIEGVKCGPGHGISIGSLAKDLQEEGVQNVTVTKTVLADTQNGFGIKSWARPSNGFVQRVRFIGAIMQNVQNPILIDQHYCPHNLNCPDQVSGVKISDIVYQGIRGTSATAIAINFDCSSKYPCSGISLQNVNLTYSNQAAQSLCANVLGKTIGLVQPHGCL comes from the exons ATGGCAGGATTACTCTTCTTGTTCTTCATTTTCTTCGCCTTGCATATCATTTCATCATCTGCCACGACAAACTTTAACGTCTTAAGTTATGGAGCCAAGCCAAATGGAGTAACCGATTCAACCAAGGCCTTCCTCGATGCATGGGCTGCAGCCTGTGGCTCTACAGATTCAACCATGATTTATATGCCTAAAGGAAGGTATTTGCTCGGCTCTATGGTCTTTACAGGTTCTTGCAAAAGCCCTGATATCACCATTCGGATCGATGGAACTCTGGTGGCTCCAGGGGATTATCGCATTCTTGGTCAAGCTGCCAATTGGCTTAGCTTCGAAGGAGTTGCTGGCGTTTCCATTGTGGGTGGAGCACTTGATGCTAAGGGTTCACCCTTATGGGCTTGCAAAGCCAAAGGCAACAATTGCCCCAGTGGAGCTACG TCACTGAGCTTTACGAACTCCAACAACATAAAGATAAAGGGTTTATTGTCATTAAACAGCCAGATGTTCCACATTGTGATCAATGGGTGCCAAAATGTGAATGTTGAAAGGATCAGTGTAATAGCTGATGGAAACAGCCCAAACACAGATGGTATTCACGTCCAATTATCCAGCAATATCGTTATCATGAACTCCAAGATTAAAACTGGAGATGACTGCATCTCCATCGGCCCTGGCACTCAGAACTTGTGGATCGAAGGAGTCAAATGCGGCCCTGGTCATGGCATTAG CATTGGAAGCTTGGCTAAGGACTTACAAGAGGAAGGAGTTCAAAATGTAACAGTCACAAAGACAGTTTTGGCAGACACCCAAAATGGATTTGGGATAAAATCATGGGCTAGACCAAGCAATGGATTCGTTCAAAGGGTTCGATTCATAGGTGCTATTATGCAAAATGTTCAAAATCCCATTCTCATTGACCAACATTACTGTCCTCACAACTTAAATTGCCCTGATCAG GTATCGGGTGTAAAGATTAGCGATATAGTTTATCAAGGCATTCGTGGTACATCAGCCACTGCAATAGCAATAAATTTTGATTGTAGTTCCAAATATCCATGCAGTGGGATTAGCTTACAGAATGTAAATTTGACCTACTCAAATCAGGCAGCTCAATCATTATGTGCTAATGTGCTTGGAAAGACAATTGGTCTAGTTCAACCTCATGGCTGTTTGTAA